From Microbacterium invictum, the proteins below share one genomic window:
- a CDS encoding type II asparaginase, whose translation MTRVHILATGGTIAGTAPSQVAQGYRSGGLSVDALMAGVPGLGDVATLTGEQVSQVGSQDMNDALWLRLAARVDAVFAADEADGIVITHGTDTAEETGYFLHLVTGSERPVVLTGSMRPATALSADGPLNLFNAVSVAADRHARGRGVIVAINDDLHSARDVTKSSTTDVQAFVSPGAGLLGTASYGRIRYFRRPTHLHTGSTEFTVADIVALPRVDIMYAHANMPADLVRASVSLGAQGIVIAGMGNGNVSTEVAEILADVARDGVAVVRSSRVGSGDVGRNIELDDDGLGLVASDQLNPQKSRVLLQLCLARGLGPAAIQQAFLRY comes from the coding sequence ATGACCCGGGTCCACATTCTGGCGACGGGCGGAACGATCGCGGGCACGGCGCCGTCTCAGGTCGCCCAGGGGTATCGCTCGGGCGGACTGAGCGTCGACGCGCTGATGGCCGGCGTCCCCGGTCTGGGCGATGTGGCGACGTTGACCGGCGAACAGGTCTCGCAAGTGGGCAGCCAGGATATGAACGACGCGCTGTGGCTCCGGCTCGCCGCGAGGGTCGACGCGGTGTTCGCGGCGGATGAGGCCGACGGCATCGTCATCACGCACGGCACCGACACGGCCGAGGAGACCGGATACTTCCTCCATCTGGTCACCGGGTCCGAACGTCCGGTCGTGCTGACCGGCTCGATGCGCCCCGCCACGGCGCTGAGTGCAGACGGCCCGCTCAACCTGTTCAACGCGGTCAGCGTGGCGGCGGATCGGCATGCCCGGGGGCGCGGGGTCATCGTGGCCATCAACGACGACCTCCACAGTGCGCGCGACGTCACGAAGTCCAGCACCACCGATGTGCAGGCGTTCGTCTCGCCGGGCGCCGGGCTCCTGGGTACCGCGAGCTACGGGCGCATCCGGTACTTCCGTCGCCCGACCCATCTGCACACCGGCAGTACCGAGTTCACCGTGGCGGACATCGTCGCGCTGCCTCGCGTCGACATCATGTACGCGCACGCGAACATGCCCGCCGATCTCGTGCGTGCGAGCGTATCCCTCGGCGCACAGGGCATCGTCATCGCCGGCATGGGGAATGGGAACGTGTCCACCGAGGTGGCAGAGATTCTCGCGGACGTCGCCCGCGACGGTGTGGCCGTGGTTCGCAGCTCGCGCGTCGGGAGCGGCGACGTCGGCCGGAACATCGAACTGGACGATGACGGGCTCGGACTGGTGGCATCAGACCAGCTCAATCCGCAGAAGAGCAGGGTTCTGCTGCAGCTCTGCCTGGCGCGCGGCCTGGGACCGGCTGCGATTCAGCAGGCGTTCCTGCGGTACTAG
- a CDS encoding ABC transporter ATP-binding protein — translation MTAAIRVRSVEKSFTDVSVLRGVDLDVARGSIFALLGANGAGKTTLVRILSTLVEMDAGSATVSGFDVATQAQSVRESISLTGQFAAVDEVLTGRENISLVARLRHLPDPAAIADDLLARFSLMDAGARRAATYSGGMRRRLDIAMSLVGDPAVIFLDEPTTGLDPQSRIEVWQTVRTLAGAGTTVLLTTQYLDEAEHLADRIAILHDGRIIVEGTLAELKQVLPPAQVEYVEKQPTLEEVFLALTARERS, via the coding sequence ATGACCGCGGCCATCCGGGTGCGGAGTGTGGAGAAGTCGTTCACGGACGTCTCCGTGCTGCGCGGCGTCGACCTCGACGTGGCGCGCGGCAGCATCTTCGCCCTGCTCGGCGCGAACGGGGCGGGCAAGACGACGCTCGTGCGCATCCTGTCGACGCTCGTCGAGATGGATGCCGGCAGCGCCACCGTCAGCGGCTTCGACGTCGCCACGCAGGCGCAGTCCGTGCGCGAGTCGATCAGCCTCACCGGGCAGTTCGCCGCCGTCGACGAGGTCTTGACAGGCCGCGAGAACATCTCGCTCGTCGCCCGGCTGCGGCACCTTCCCGATCCCGCCGCCATCGCCGATGACCTGCTGGCCAGGTTCTCGCTGATGGATGCCGGTGCGCGGCGCGCGGCGACTTACTCGGGCGGCATGCGGCGCCGCCTCGACATCGCGATGAGCCTCGTGGGTGACCCCGCGGTCATCTTCCTCGACGAGCCGACCACGGGCCTGGACCCCCAGTCGCGCATCGAAGTCTGGCAGACCGTGCGCACCCTCGCGGGCGCCGGCACGACGGTGCTGCTCACCACGCAGTACCTCGATGAGGCCGAGCATCTCGCCGACCGCATCGCGATCCTCCACGACGGGCGGATCATCGTCGAGGGCACTCTGGCCGAACTGAAGCAGGTGCTTCCGCCGGCGCAGGTCGAGTACGTCGAGAAGCAGCCCACCCTCGAGGAGGTCTTCCTCGCCCTCACCGCCAGGGAGCGATCATGA
- a CDS encoding peptidoglycan-binding protein has translation MTEHSARAARATVTALAMLAVVALAGCAGEVSSVDRAEAKVTAKEKAVAAAQDDLAAASDMFCEASKTYIVALDRYGDVLNDTAPTVGDVRAAGAELVDPREDAFEGADAALEAQQGLAVAEQELADAQAQLELAQAGATDAPGDVTGTPPASTPLAPAATVDRVRLAESDFAAAQEAVTDETPLSVASEQFNSAAVGLEWAWLRLFADAGCLTDEQAVQAEAAVAAYVAALQQDLADAGYFSGAVDGVYGPETVGAVEALQEAHGLPVTGTVDNATAAALQAELLAVGGAEAQEELATTAAVQQTLKLLGFWDGPVDGAWTPALTDAVVAFQTELGVEPTGAVDAATITAFHEAIAEREESMKPTESPSPTPTPTPTEEP, from the coding sequence GTGACCGAACACTCTGCCCGGGCCGCTCGCGCGACGGTCACGGCGCTGGCAATGCTCGCCGTGGTCGCGCTGGCAGGGTGCGCCGGCGAGGTCAGCAGCGTGGACCGCGCCGAGGCGAAGGTGACCGCCAAAGAGAAGGCCGTGGCCGCAGCCCAGGACGATCTCGCCGCGGCCTCGGACATGTTCTGCGAAGCGAGCAAGACGTACATCGTGGCCCTCGACCGCTACGGCGACGTGCTGAACGACACCGCTCCCACCGTCGGCGACGTCCGGGCGGCGGGTGCGGAGCTCGTCGATCCCCGCGAAGACGCGTTCGAGGGAGCCGACGCGGCCCTGGAGGCGCAGCAGGGTCTTGCCGTCGCAGAGCAGGAGCTCGCCGACGCGCAGGCGCAATTGGAGCTGGCTCAGGCGGGCGCCACGGATGCTCCCGGTGATGTGACCGGGACGCCACCGGCATCCACCCCCCTTGCCCCGGCTGCCACCGTCGACCGGGTCAGGCTGGCCGAATCAGACTTCGCCGCGGCTCAAGAAGCGGTCACCGACGAGACACCACTGTCGGTCGCATCGGAGCAGTTCAACAGTGCCGCCGTCGGCCTCGAGTGGGCGTGGCTGCGCCTGTTCGCCGACGCCGGCTGCCTCACCGACGAGCAGGCCGTGCAGGCCGAAGCGGCCGTGGCGGCGTATGTGGCGGCGCTGCAGCAGGATCTCGCAGACGCCGGGTACTTCAGCGGGGCTGTCGACGGGGTCTACGGCCCGGAGACCGTCGGCGCCGTCGAGGCCCTGCAAGAAGCGCATGGGCTGCCGGTCACCGGGACCGTCGACAACGCGACGGCCGCCGCGCTGCAGGCCGAACTGCTGGCTGTGGGCGGAGCGGAGGCGCAGGAGGAACTGGCGACGACAGCGGCGGTCCAGCAGACCCTGAAGCTCCTGGGCTTCTGGGACGGCCCGGTCGACGGCGCGTGGACCCCGGCACTGACCGACGCCGTGGTCGCCTTCCAGACCGAGCTCGGCGTCGAGCCGACCGGAGCGGTGGATGCCGCGACCATCACCGCCTTCCACGAGGCGATCGCCGAGCGTGAAGAGTCGATGAAGCCCACCGAAAGCCCGTCTCCGACGCCGACCCCGACTCCGACCGAAGAACCGTGA
- a CDS encoding DUF1048 domain-containing protein: MVAKWIEILTGSLDQKKQYRQYKARIEELAEPHRTAAKAIERYLMSSAMVTDGDTLVTMLGDLADLWERAAVDGTAVREIVGDDPVEFAENFARAYSGKQWLDKERARLNKAIDDAERGEPT; this comes from the coding sequence ATGGTCGCCAAATGGATCGAGATCCTCACCGGGTCGCTGGATCAGAAGAAGCAGTACCGCCAGTACAAGGCGCGCATCGAAGAACTCGCAGAGCCCCACCGCACGGCCGCGAAGGCGATCGAGCGGTACCTCATGTCCTCGGCGATGGTCACCGATGGAGACACCCTGGTCACGATGCTCGGTGACCTGGCCGACCTGTGGGAGCGCGCCGCCGTCGACGGCACTGCGGTGCGCGAGATCGTCGGCGACGACCCGGTCGAGTTCGCGGAGAACTTCGCCCGCGCATACAGCGGAAAGCAGTGGCTCGACAAGGAGCGCGCCCGCCTGAACAAGGCGATCGACGACGCCGAGCGAGGCGAGCCGACATGA
- a CDS encoding DUF7882 family protein yields MGTIYYGGSATPIHIEDRILAHLKVVISTKLRRGESFTVSWQHPDDQPRGRSTIWLHPSIPLRFVFENPEPPALSREWIASLANSASSTGGIQLVAEHFDLDQDVPDNNAPQAVEVSDDNDGTD; encoded by the coding sequence ATGGGCACGATCTACTACGGCGGCTCGGCGACACCGATCCACATCGAGGACCGCATACTCGCGCATCTGAAGGTGGTCATCTCCACCAAGCTTCGCCGCGGCGAGAGCTTCACCGTGTCGTGGCAACACCCCGACGATCAGCCGCGCGGGCGCAGCACGATCTGGCTGCACCCCTCGATCCCCCTGCGGTTCGTCTTCGAGAACCCCGAGCCCCCGGCCCTCAGCCGCGAGTGGATCGCGAGTCTGGCCAACTCGGCGAGTTCGACCGGCGGCATCCAACTCGTCGCCGAGCATTTCGATCTGGATCAGGACGTGCCCGACAACAACGCGCCACAGGCGGTCGAAGTGTCGGACGACAACGACGGCACGGACTGA
- a CDS encoding aquaporin: protein MRAADAVVTMGCGDACPFYPGKRYPDPRGHRPVTVDAPVTHAPLWGRALAEFLGTGLLVTIVVGSGIAAQRLSTDTGLQLLENSIATALGLGVLILLFAPVSEAHFNPVVSVVDFALGRSDRTGLIPSALGVYIVVQLAGGIGGAILANAMFATATAISTTDRATPATFLAETVATAGLILLIVGLSRANRTIPVIAAAVGSYIGAAYWFTSSTSFANPAVTVGRIFTDTFAGIAPTSVLPFIGAQLLGAAIGGGLSIALFRRAVAPVSAQGRVTN from the coding sequence GTGCGCGCCGCCGATGCAGTCGTGACCATGGGCTGCGGCGATGCCTGCCCCTTCTACCCCGGTAAGCGGTACCCCGACCCGCGCGGCCACCGCCCCGTGACCGTCGACGCCCCCGTCACTCACGCCCCGCTTTGGGGCCGCGCTCTGGCCGAGTTTCTCGGCACTGGCTTACTCGTTACCATCGTCGTCGGCTCCGGCATTGCCGCACAACGACTGTCGACCGACACCGGTCTGCAGCTGCTCGAGAACTCGATCGCCACCGCACTCGGCCTCGGCGTGCTCATCCTGCTGTTCGCGCCGGTCTCCGAAGCGCATTTCAACCCGGTCGTCTCCGTCGTCGACTTCGCCCTCGGCCGCAGCGATCGCACCGGACTCATCCCCAGCGCGCTCGGCGTCTACATCGTCGTGCAGCTCGCCGGCGGCATCGGCGGGGCGATCCTCGCCAACGCGATGTTCGCCACAGCGACCGCCATCTCGACCACCGACCGCGCGACCCCCGCGACGTTCCTCGCCGAGACCGTCGCCACCGCCGGTCTCATCCTGCTCATCGTCGGGCTCTCAAGAGCGAACCGCACCATCCCTGTCATCGCCGCCGCCGTCGGCTCGTACATCGGAGCGGCGTACTGGTTCACCAGCTCGACCTCGTTCGCCAATCCCGCCGTCACCGTCGGGCGCATCTTCACCGACACCTTCGCGGGCATCGCACCCACCTCCGTCCTGCCCTTCATCGGTGCACAGTTGCTCGGGGCCGCGATCGGCGGGGGACTGAGCATTGCGCTGTTCCGGAGGGCCGTGGCACCCGTATCCGCTCAGGGTCGAGTCACGAACTAG
- a CDS encoding ABC transporter permease has protein sequence MSATHFVSDTGILAGRSLRHILRSPDTIITTAVTPVAIMLLFVFVFGGAIDTGSSSYIDYMLPGILLITIASGIAYTAYRLFMDMQGGIFERFQSMPIARSSALWAHVLTSLVANMVSLVIVVGVAFAMGFRTGAGVGAWLGVAGILILFTLALTWLAVVAGLSAKTVDGASAFSYPLIFLPFVSSAFVPTDTMPAPVAWFAENQPVTPIVNTIRALFAGQPVGGEIWIALGWCAGILAGAFLLSMAVYRRKIR, from the coding sequence ATGAGCGCCACGCACTTCGTGAGCGACACCGGCATCCTCGCCGGGCGCTCGCTGCGCCACATCTTGCGCAGCCCCGACACGATCATCACGACCGCCGTCACCCCGGTCGCGATCATGCTGCTCTTCGTCTTCGTGTTCGGGGGCGCGATCGACACCGGTTCGTCGTCGTACATCGACTACATGCTCCCCGGCATCCTGCTCATCACGATCGCCTCCGGCATCGCGTACACGGCGTACCGCCTGTTCATGGACATGCAGGGCGGCATCTTCGAGCGGTTCCAGTCGATGCCGATCGCGCGGTCGAGCGCGCTGTGGGCGCATGTGCTGACTTCGCTGGTGGCCAACATGGTCTCGCTCGTGATCGTCGTCGGCGTCGCGTTCGCGATGGGCTTCCGCACCGGCGCCGGTGTCGGCGCATGGCTGGGCGTCGCCGGCATCCTGATCCTGTTCACGCTCGCCCTCACGTGGCTCGCCGTGGTGGCGGGCCTCTCGGCCAAGACGGTCGACGGCGCGAGTGCGTTCTCGTACCCGCTCATCTTCCTGCCGTTCGTCAGCTCGGCGTTCGTCCCGACCGACACCATGCCGGCGCCGGTCGCCTGGTTCGCCGAGAACCAGCCGGTGACGCCGATCGTAAACACGATCCGCGCACTGTTCGCCGGGCAGCCGGTCGGTGGCGAGATCTGGATCGCGCTCGGGTGGTGCGCCGGCATCCTCGCCGGGGCGTTCCTGCTCTCGATGGCGGTCTACCGGCGCAAGATCAGGTGA
- a CDS encoding VOC family protein, translated as MTEQSVTPYLCVADGRAALAWYVEALGAEMRGDPWVDSDGRIGHAEFAIGESLVFLSESYPDYGVEPPAAGRGAPMSLVIEVDDCAAALARVRAAGATVTREPDPDDDRLVGTIIDPSGHRWMIVQER; from the coding sequence ATGACTGAGCAGTCGGTCACCCCGTATCTCTGTGTGGCGGATGGGCGTGCGGCACTCGCCTGGTACGTCGAGGCGCTGGGCGCGGAGATGCGCGGTGATCCGTGGGTGGACAGCGATGGCCGGATCGGCCACGCCGAGTTCGCGATCGGCGAGAGCCTCGTCTTCCTGTCGGAGAGCTACCCGGATTACGGCGTCGAACCGCCGGCTGCCGGACGAGGGGCGCCCATGTCGCTGGTCATCGAGGTGGATGACTGTGCGGCCGCGCTGGCGCGTGTGCGCGCGGCCGGCGCGACGGTGACGCGGGAGCCGGACCCCGACGACGACCGTCTCGTCGGGACGATCATCGACCCGAGCGGTCACCGCTGGATGATCGTCCAGGAGCGGTGA
- a CDS encoding DUF7882 family protein: MGKLTYHSGTKVDLEDRVLAHLQVVIANKLRRGESFVFTWRDDVSVGEGRTSVWLSPSLAISFKYYGSRPPTLNRAWIEALAVTANSPSGLHIVPEPPEDTAPRAGDDVP; encoded by the coding sequence ATGGGCAAACTCACCTACCACAGCGGTACGAAAGTCGACCTCGAAGACCGCGTCCTCGCGCACCTTCAGGTCGTGATCGCGAACAAGCTCCGCCGGGGCGAGAGCTTCGTGTTCACGTGGCGTGACGATGTGAGCGTCGGGGAGGGGCGGACGTCGGTCTGGCTCAGCCCCAGCCTGGCGATCTCGTTCAAGTACTACGGCAGCCGTCCGCCGACACTCAACCGTGCCTGGATCGAAGCGCTGGCCGTCACGGCGAACTCGCCGAGCGGACTGCACATCGTGCCCGAGCCGCCCGAGGACACCGCCCCCCGCGCAGGCGACGACGTCCCCTGA
- a CDS encoding PadR family transcriptional regulator codes for MGNQMTEMLKGTLEGIVLALLSVRPAYGYEITAHLRDKGFSDIVEGTVYALLVRLEQRGLADVEKVPSEKGPPRKVYSLNAQGRRQLDEFWETWGFLADRIAQLHTEHSEHTEEGN; via the coding sequence ATGGGCAATCAGATGACTGAGATGCTCAAGGGCACCCTCGAGGGCATCGTGCTCGCACTGCTGTCCGTGCGTCCCGCGTACGGGTACGAGATCACGGCGCACCTGCGCGACAAGGGGTTCTCGGACATCGTCGAGGGCACCGTCTACGCGCTGCTCGTCCGCCTCGAGCAGCGCGGCCTGGCCGACGTGGAGAAGGTCCCGTCCGAGAAGGGGCCGCCGCGCAAGGTGTACTCGCTCAACGCGCAGGGGCGCCGGCAGCTCGACGAATTCTGGGAGACGTGGGGCTTCCTCGCCGACCGCATCGCGCAGCTGCACACCGAACACTCCGAACACACAGAGGAAGGCAACTGA
- a CDS encoding transposase has protein sequence MATSPELNGIAAELYALAPDAFTAARNARAKEAEDSAFAAEIRALRKPLVAAWVVNLFAREHAGELTEALELAEALREAQADLDAATLTTLSRERRALVRSLAKKAGDAAAERGERITVSTLEAVVETLNAAMFDGAAAAAVASGRLVRPLQASGSDAVDLAGALAGDIDAVAERSSPPADEVRARRERKEAERALRSAESRLKDAMRRRDDVDRRWQATAERARELSDRAEKLEAELARVEKDAVSAHAEAGELDGERTAAADEVVQAERAAEEARLRVDG, from the coding sequence GTGGCCACCTCCCCGGAGCTCAACGGCATCGCCGCCGAACTCTATGCGCTGGCACCGGACGCGTTCACCGCGGCGCGCAACGCCCGGGCGAAGGAGGCAGAGGATTCCGCATTCGCCGCCGAGATTCGCGCCCTCCGCAAGCCGCTCGTGGCCGCGTGGGTCGTGAACCTGTTCGCACGCGAACACGCGGGCGAGCTCACCGAAGCTCTGGAACTGGCCGAGGCCCTGCGCGAGGCGCAGGCGGACCTCGACGCGGCCACGCTCACGACGCTCAGCCGCGAGCGTCGCGCGCTGGTGCGCAGCCTCGCGAAGAAGGCCGGGGATGCCGCGGCCGAGCGCGGGGAACGGATCACCGTGAGCACGCTGGAAGCGGTCGTCGAGACGCTGAACGCCGCGATGTTCGACGGCGCGGCCGCGGCCGCCGTGGCCTCGGGGCGGCTCGTGCGGCCGCTTCAGGCATCGGGCAGTGACGCGGTCGACCTGGCGGGAGCCCTCGCCGGTGACATCGATGCGGTGGCCGAGAGAAGCTCGCCGCCGGCCGATGAAGTCCGCGCCCGCCGCGAGCGCAAAGAGGCCGAACGTGCCCTGCGATCGGCCGAGTCCCGGCTCAAGGACGCGATGCGCCGCCGTGACGACGTCGACCGCAGGTGGCAGGCAACGGCGGAGCGGGCACGAGAGCTGTCCGACCGTGCCGAGAAGCTCGAGGCCGAGCTCGCACGCGTGGAGAAGGATGCCGTGTCAGCGCACGCCGAGGCCGGAGAACTCGACGGGGAGCGCACGGCCGCAGCCGACGAGGTGGTGCAGGCCGAGCGTGCCGCCGAAGAAGCCCGCCTACGAGTCGACGGCTGA
- a CDS encoding MFS transporter, protein MGTPDRHPQATDPAPRAPEPHGRRRAVIAASAGNFVEWYDFGVYGFLAPIIATQFFPSMSPGAGLMAAFAVFGVAFITRPLGALMFGHLGDRTGRRRALSAVILLMSVSTVAIGLLPSFETLGLVAPVLLLIARMLQGFSAGGELGGAIAYVTEHATPRRRGRYGSWVFFTQILGTIAAAALVTAMTSILGSAAMAEWAWRIPFLVALPIGLIGLYLRLAATETPSFAALERSQRVVRMPLWATLTDHSIELLQVAGIVVTTTTTMLMVTAFVPAILVQVGGVSSIRALSVSMAGLLVILVLCPFLGALSDIVGRKAVMLCTPITAIVAAFPVFLLLTSGDAPAALVGGALLGLVLAPFAGAGSAALAELFPTAVRYSGLAVGSAPAIAIAGGLGPVLLTWLVETTQSLLAPAIVLLALGVITFTAVVTMKETAPALQDVTPRAGDDEVVALP, encoded by the coding sequence GTGGGGACACCTGATCGGCATCCGCAGGCGACGGACCCGGCGCCGCGCGCACCTGAGCCGCACGGTCGGCGTCGTGCCGTCATCGCCGCGTCCGCGGGCAACTTCGTCGAGTGGTACGACTTCGGCGTCTACGGCTTCCTGGCACCCATCATCGCGACGCAGTTCTTCCCGTCCATGAGCCCCGGGGCCGGTCTGATGGCGGCCTTCGCCGTGTTCGGCGTCGCGTTCATCACCCGTCCGCTCGGGGCGCTGATGTTCGGGCATCTGGGCGATCGGACGGGGCGTCGCCGCGCACTGTCTGCCGTCATCCTCCTGATGTCGGTGAGCACCGTCGCCATCGGACTCCTGCCGTCGTTCGAGACATTGGGCCTGGTCGCGCCGGTTCTGCTGCTGATCGCGCGCATGCTCCAGGGATTCTCGGCGGGCGGTGAGCTCGGCGGCGCGATCGCGTACGTGACCGAGCATGCGACCCCGCGGCGCCGGGGCCGATACGGAAGCTGGGTGTTCTTCACGCAGATACTCGGCACCATCGCGGCCGCGGCGCTGGTCACCGCCATGACCTCGATCCTCGGCAGTGCGGCGATGGCCGAGTGGGCATGGCGGATCCCCTTCCTCGTCGCCCTGCCGATCGGGTTGATCGGTCTGTACCTGCGACTCGCAGCCACCGAGACCCCGAGCTTCGCCGCCCTCGAACGGTCTCAGCGCGTCGTACGCATGCCGCTGTGGGCGACCCTGACCGACCACAGCATCGAGCTGCTGCAGGTCGCGGGGATCGTGGTCACCACGACGACCACCATGCTCATGGTGACCGCCTTCGTGCCGGCGATCCTGGTGCAGGTCGGAGGGGTCAGCTCGATCCGGGCGCTGTCCGTGAGCATGGCGGGACTGCTCGTGATCCTCGTGCTCTGTCCGTTCCTGGGCGCGCTGTCGGACATCGTCGGGCGCAAGGCGGTGATGCTGTGCACCCCCATCACCGCGATCGTGGCGGCCTTCCCGGTGTTCCTGCTCCTCACCAGCGGCGACGCGCCGGCCGCTCTCGTCGGCGGTGCGCTGCTCGGGCTCGTGCTCGCGCCGTTCGCGGGTGCGGGGTCGGCCGCGCTCGCCGAGCTCTTCCCCACCGCGGTCCGCTACAGCGGCCTCGCCGTCGGGTCGGCCCCCGCGATCGCGATCGCGGGGGGCCTCGGCCCCGTGCTGCTGACGTGGCTGGTCGAGACGACCCAGTCGCTGCTGGCACCCGCCATCGTCCTCCTCGCCCTCGGCGTCATCACGTTCACCGCCGTCGTGACGATGAAGGAGACCGCTCCGGCGCTGCAGGACGTGACCCCGCGCGCCGGTGACGACGAGGTCGTCGCGCTGCCCTAG
- a CDS encoding acyl-CoA dehydrogenase has protein sequence MATPPYQPPVADYTFLFGEAFGLDLVARASDGELTAMDATEIVAGAGEFAASVLAPLEAVGDREGARLEDGQVRLPTGFADAYRAFVDAGWITAEAPVSAGGDGLPGAVRAGLGEIWNGSNAAFALCWLLTAGQIHALDATASDDLRETYLTKLVSGEWTGTMNLTEPAAGTDLGAIRTMATPRDDGSWAIRGQKIFITWGDHDVAENIVHLVLARTPGAPDGARGLSLFVAPKVLVNPDGSLGERNAITTVAVEHKLGIHGSPTCVLAYEDATGYLVGDLHGGLAGMFVMMNSARAGMGFQATGISDRAYQQAATYAAERVQGPVQGRPAGAPVAEHPDVRRLLLSMSSKIFAMRALGVYAADLLDRADAGGDAALAEFFVPILKGWTTEDAQQVTSDAIQVHGGMGFIEETGVAQHYRDARITTIYEGTTAIQSNDLVGRKVLRNGGATVDALLAQIDETLAQLRGVDHPVAARTADRLDRAVATTRRATADLLAFASSPRDAYAVSVPYLMLLGTLAGGWMHALAVVAVLRHETLDEGDAARLTSADFYGSHHLPRVHALADTVAGGEIA, from the coding sequence ATGGCCACGCCCCCGTACCAGCCGCCCGTCGCCGACTACACGTTCCTCTTCGGCGAGGCATTCGGGCTCGATCTCGTCGCCCGCGCGTCCGATGGCGAGCTGACGGCGATGGATGCCACGGAGATCGTCGCCGGCGCGGGTGAGTTCGCGGCATCCGTCCTCGCCCCCCTCGAAGCCGTCGGCGATCGCGAAGGCGCCCGGCTCGAAGACGGCCAGGTGCGCCTGCCCACCGGCTTCGCCGATGCCTATCGCGCGTTCGTCGACGCGGGCTGGATCACCGCCGAGGCCCCTGTCTCGGCCGGCGGCGACGGCCTGCCCGGCGCGGTGCGCGCGGGGCTCGGGGAGATCTGGAACGGCTCGAACGCCGCCTTCGCGCTGTGCTGGCTGCTGACGGCGGGGCAGATCCACGCGCTCGATGCCACGGCATCCGACGACCTGCGCGAGACCTACCTCACCAAGCTCGTCTCGGGCGAGTGGACCGGCACGATGAACCTCACCGAGCCGGCCGCCGGCACCGACCTCGGCGCGATCCGCACGATGGCGACGCCCCGCGACGACGGCAGCTGGGCGATCCGCGGGCAGAAGATCTTCATCACGTGGGGCGATCACGACGTCGCCGAGAACATCGTCCACCTGGTGCTGGCCCGCACCCCCGGCGCACCGGACGGCGCCCGCGGGCTCTCGCTGTTCGTCGCCCCGAAGGTGCTCGTGAACCCCGACGGCAGCCTCGGCGAGCGCAACGCGATCACCACGGTGGCCGTCGAGCACAAGCTCGGCATCCACGGCAGCCCGACCTGCGTGCTCGCGTACGAGGATGCGACCGGGTATCTCGTCGGCGATCTGCACGGGGGACTTGCCGGCATGTTCGTGATGATGAACTCGGCCCGCGCGGGCATGGGCTTCCAAGCCACCGGCATCTCGGACCGCGCCTACCAGCAGGCCGCGACGTACGCCGCCGAGCGTGTGCAGGGTCCGGTGCAGGGCCGCCCGGCCGGTGCGCCGGTCGCCGAGCACCCCGATGTGCGCCGGCTGCTGCTGTCGATGTCGAGCAAGATCTTCGCGATGCGGGCGCTCGGGGTCTACGCCGCCGACCTGCTCGATCGGGCCGATGCCGGCGGCGACGCCGCGCTGGCCGAGTTCTTCGTGCCGATCCTCAAGGGCTGGACGACCGAAGACGCCCAGCAGGTCACGAGCGATGCCATCCAGGTCCACGGCGGTATGGGGTTCATCGAAGAGACCGGCGTCGCCCAGCACTACCGCGATGCGCGCATCACCACGATCTACGAGGGTACGACGGCCATCCAGTCCAACGACCTCGTCGGCCGGAAGGTGCTGCGCAACGGCGGCGCCACCGTCGATGCGCTGCTCGCGCAGATCGACGAGACCCTCGCGCAGCTGCGCGGCGTCGACCACCCCGTCGCCGCGCGGACGGCAGACCGTCTGGACCGCGCCGTCGCCACCACGCGCCGTGCGACCGCGGACCTGCTCGCGTTCGCGTCGTCGCCCCGCGACGCGTACGCCGTCAGCGTGCCCTACCTCATGCTACTCGGCACCCTCGCCGGCGGCTGGATGCACGCGCTGGCCGTCGTCGCCGTGCTGCGGCACGAGACGCTGGATGAAGGGGATGCCGCGCGGCTGACGTCAGCGGACTTCTACGGCAGTCACCATCTGCCGCGCGTGCACGCCCTCGCCGACACGGTCGCCGGTGGGGAGATCGCGTAA